In Halalkalicoccus tibetensis, the genomic window GATCCTCCCCTCGACGGTCGCCCACGGCTGCGGGCTCGTGTTGCTCGACTGGCTCGTCCTGCATGACCCGATCCTCCCCCCGGAGACCGTCCTGCAGTGGTTGTCCTGGCTCCCGCTCCCCTTGTAGGCTGTCGCCGGCGGACCTTTTTTGGGGCCATCGGACGATGTGCCGGACATGAGCCTACCGATCGACCCGGAGCAGCTCACCCGGGAGGACATCGGCGAGCGAAGCGTCACGCTGAACATGGGCCACGACGAGGCGGTCGAGCACGTCCGCCAGACGTTCGAGGCGGCCGGCTTCGGCATGCCCGTCGAGTTCTCGCCCTCGGAGCTGCTGCGCGAGAAGATCGACGCCGATCGCGACCCCTACTACGTGCTCGGCGCGTGCAACCCCGAGATGGCTGACAAGGCCCTCGAGGTCACCCGCGAGATCGGCGCGCTGTTCCCCTGTAACGTCGTCGTCTGGGAGGTCGAGCCCGGCGTCCAGCAGGTCCATCACGTCTCGATCATGAAGATCGCCCGGCTGAACGGGATCGCCCCCGACAACGACGACTGGGAGGAGGTCGTCGACGGGACGAGACGGATGGTCGAGGAGGCCTTCGACGACCTCGAGACGACCGACGACGCCGGCGGCGGCGAGAAGCCCCGCGGGCGCCAGGGCGGCAAGCAGGAAGGGAGCGGCGGCAGCCCGCAGTAGTCAGTTCTCGCGGTCCTCGTGGAGCTGGTCGGCCCACGCGTCGCCGTCCTCGAACCGACCCTCGAACTCGGCGAAACTGACCGGGTCGGCCGCCCCGCCTTCGTAGACGACGCGCTCGATCAGCACCGCGAGCACGACCGGCAGCAGGAGCGTGACGGCGATCAGCGCGAGCAGGCCGAGCTCGAGCGTGGAGAACGCGACGACGGACGCGAGCATACTAGAGGCTACGGGTGGGGCGGAATAAGCGTTGGCCCGTCAGTCGTCGACGCGCTCGCGCAGCGCCTCGATCTCGGTCTCCAGCTCCTCGATCCGGCCGGTGCGCTCGCGATAGAGGTGGACGCCGACAAGCACCGCGAGGATCGCCGGCGCGAACAGCAGGAGGAACACCAGGATGACGACCACGAGCTCGACGCCGCCGAGGACGATCATACCCCGGATCGGGCGACCCGCGTCATAGCCCTTCTGGTGGGCCGGGGCTCAGGCCGAGAAGTCCGCGAGCGACGCCTGGACGCCCGCGACCATCTCCGAGGAACGCCGGAGGTCGCTCGACGAGACGGGGAGATGTGACTCGACGCCCCGAACGGCGTCGTGGAAGGTCTCCGCGACCCCGCTCTCGCCCTCGAAGGCGTCCCGGACGCTCTCGCGGATCTGCCACACGCCCACGGGAGCCCAGTACTCGTCGGAGACGTGTCTCAGTACCAGCACCTTCGCCTGGCGGCCGATCTCCTCCAGATACTCGAGGGCCGCGAGCCGGGTCGCATAATAGGCGCCGGCCGTGCCGCCGTCGACGTATTTCGTTCGGCCCTCGTAGCCCTCGTGGTCGCTCGCGACCCACACGTCCGAGTCGACGGGGTTCCAGACGCTGCCGGGCGCCTTCATCTCGACGAGCTCGAACTCCCAGTTGCCCGGGGTCAGGATCGCCCAATAGCGATTGCCCATGTACTCGCTCGAGAACACCCGCGTCTGGTCGACGCTTGGGTTCGAGCGGATCGAGCCCCGGAGGAACTTCCCGATCGTGTCGTCGACGGCGGTGATCGACCAGCGGGTCGGGACCAGCCGCCGGGTCTCGGCCTCGCCCAGCGCGCCCGCCGAGAGGATGCGGTTGATCTCGTAGACGTCGAATCCCCGTCGGTAGAGGTAGGTCATCGCGCCCTCGGCGCGCCAGTCGTCGTCCTCTAAGGTCTTCTCGACGGCCCGCGGGACGTGGGGGTTCTCGGTCAGGGTCGCGGACTCGGCGCCCGTCCGGGGGCCCCGTGGCGCGGCAGTGTCGCCGTCCGGGAAGTCGAAGTCCAGTCGGGAGTCCGAGAGGCCGATCTCGACGTCGACGGGCCGGTCGGCGATCGCGACCTCGCGCTGGGTGCCGACGAAGCCGTCCCAGACGTCGTGGACGTTCGGGGAGCCGGTCTTGGCGGTGGTCGGGCTCTCCCCGACCGAACGGACGTCGGTGAAGCGGTTGGCGTTCAACAGCCCGGTCCGGCGCTGGACGACGTCGTCGATCGAGAGCCCCTGGCGGTACCAGCCGCTGTCGGTGGCGTACTGCTCGGCGTGGTCCTCGTCGCCGACCGGCGAGAGCAGGCCGGTCGACACCTGCGGGTAGTTCGAGTGGCCGACGAAGATCGAGGGGGCGGTCGAGCCGACCAGCGAGTCCCCCGAGAGGGCGTCTGAGAAGCGGTCCTCGACCTCGTCGAGGTACTGCGTGATCCCGTAGGACTTCTCGCGGGCGAGGCGGCGGCGCTCGGCGGCCTCGTCGCGTTCGAACCCCTCGAGGTACTCGTCGAGTCGCATTCGACGTTTATAGGACGCGAAGCGGCTTGAACGTTCGGCTGGCGGGCGCTCGGGGGCGATCCGCGCCGGGGCACGGAGCGCGAAACGGCCGGCGAGAGCGACGGGTCAGCTGTGGATGCCCATCGCCTCGATCTGTTCCTGATAGCGGTTCCGGATGGTGACTTCCGTCACCTGCGCGACGTCGGCGACCTCGCGCTGGGTCTTCTTCTCGTTACAGAGAAGCGAGGCGGCGTAGATCGCCGCCGCCGCGTAGCCCGTGGGGGACTTGCCCGACAGCAGGCCCTCCTCGGCGGTCTTCTCGATTATCTCGTTGGCCTTCGACTGTACCTCCTCGCTGAGTTCGAGTTCGGAGCAGAATCGGGGGACGTACTTCTTGGGATCGACGGGACGCATCTCGAGGCCGAGCTCCTGGGAGATATACCGATAGGTCCGGCCGATCTCCTTTCGCTCGACCCGCGAGACCTCGCTGATCTCCTCCAAGCTCCGGGGAATGCCCTCCTTGCGACACGCCGCGTACAGCGCCGCGGTGGCGACGCCCTCGATCGAGCGCCCGCGGATGAGGTCCTCGGAGAGCGCCCGGCGATAGATCACCGAGGCGACCTCCCGGACCGAGCGGGGGACGCCGAGCGCGCTGGCCATGCGGTCGATCTCGCTGAGTGCGAACTGGAGGTTTCGCTCGCCGGCGTCCTTCGTGCGGATGCGCTCCTGCCACTTTCGCAGTCGGTGCATCTGGCTGCGTTTCTTCGAGGAGATCGACCGGCCGTAGGCGTCCTTGTCCTTCCAGTCGATCGTGGTGGTCAGCCCCTTGTCGTGCATCGTCTGGGTGGTCGGCGCGCCCACCCTCGATTTGCTCTGGCGCTCGGAGTGGTTGAACGCCCGCCACTCGGGCCCGGGGTCGATGTTCCCCTCCTCGACGACCAGGCCGCAGTCATCGCAGATGAGTTCACCCCGATCGGAGCTCTTGACGAGGTCGTCGGACCCACACTCCGGACAGGTGCGGACCCCTTCGTCCTCCTGGGCTCCCTCGGGTTGCTCCGTCTCGTGCTCGCGCTCCCGCTGACGGGTGGACCGTGTCATCGCACTTAAATAGTAGTGGAACCGGTGTACTTAAACCCTTGGGCAGGTTCGAGTCCCGACTCAAAGGACGGAATCCGTGGAGGGGCGAATTCTCCCGGAAAGAGGTGCCAGCGGGCCGATATCGGGCGGCGGACGGAGACCAGAACGGCTATAGTCGAGAACCGGCCAGCGTCAGACAATGCCGTCCCTCCCCCACGATCCCGACGAGGCCCGCGAGAAGCTGGAGGCCGCCGGGGCGACCGTCTCGGCGGGCAACACCGACCACGAGCGCTGGCGCGCGACGCTGGGCGACGCGAACGCGGTCGCCTACGAGGACACGGTCGTCGTCCAGGGCGCCCGTCCCGCCGACATCGAGTCGGTGCTCCGGGAGGCCGGCGGGCGGGTCCACTGCTACTTCGACGGTGGCAGCCGGGGCAACCCCGGCCCGGCGGCGATCGGTTGGGTGCTCGTCTCGGGCGACGGGATCGTCGCCGAGGGGGGCGAGCGGATCGGCGAGACGACGAACAACCGCGCGGAGTACGAGGCGCTGATCCGGGGGCTCGAGGCCGCCCGCGAGTACGGGTTCGACGAGGTGGAGATCAACGGGGACTCACAGCTCGTGGTCAAGCAGGTCCGCGGCGAGTGGGACGCCAACGACCCCGGGATGCGCGAACGGCGCGTCCGGGCCCGCGAGCTGCTGTCGGGGTTCGAGGAGTGGTCGATCACGCACGTTCCGCGGGAGGTAAACGAGCGCGCGGACGAACTCGTCAACGAGGCGTTCGAGAATGGCTGAGCTACCCGAGGAGACGGTCGAGGAGGCGACGCGACTGACGAGGCTCGCGCGACGGGCGAGCGACCCCGACGAGGCGGCGGCCTACCGCGCGCACCGTGAGGAACTGCTCTCCGAACACGGCTTCACCGCCCGCGTCCGCGAGGAGGACGCGACGGCGACGCTGGTGCTCCATCCCGACGGGTGGATCGAGGACGGGACGATCCGCCCCGACCGGGTCGACGACACCGATCGGGCGATCGAGGTGCAGGTCGCCGGTCCTGAGAGCCCCGATGACTGGGACGCGGTCGAGAAGCACAACCGCGCGGTCGCCCGCCGGGTCCGGGAGGCCCACGGCGAGGTCCACGGGGAGAACGCCGAGGCGTTCGCCGACTTCATGGGCAACCACTACGCGAAGCCGGTCGAGCAGGCGACCCCGGAGGAGCGAGCGGAGTTCCTCTCGGAGTACTTCGTGCGGAACGCGTGGCCGAGCGAGGAACAGAAACGGCGCATCGAGCGGTCGCTACAGCACGTGGAGGCGGCCGCGAAAGCCGATCCGGATCGGCGTTAGTCGTGCGCGGCAACCAGGTCGCCGACGTCCTCGGCGCGCTCCTCGTCGGTGATGAGCTTCGAGAAGACCCAGTTGAGCTGGCCCAGAACCGTCTCGTAGCCGTCGTCGGTGAGCTCGTACTGGTTGGTGCGCTTGTCCAGCTCGCTTTTCGCGACCAGGTCGCGCTCGACCAGGTCGTCGAGGTTTGGGTAGAGCCGGCCGTGGTTGACCTCCGTGTCGTAGTAGCTCTCCAGTTCGCGCTTGATCGCCAGCCCGTACATCGGCTCCTCCGCGAGGATCACGAGGATGTTGTGCTGGAACGCGGTCAAATCGTGTGCCGTCTGCTGGGTGCCCGGAACAGATTGTGCCTCTGACATCGCTATAGAACATGTCATCCCGCTATTTAACACTTGCCAACCATTCCATTTATTTCTGTTGAAAATATAACTTGTTACCCACAAACATCATAAATTGAATATTGATTAGCGGATAATGTTTTATACCGGACATGATTGGGGAACGGCCGGAGTGTCGAAAGGACTTTTTTCCCGCCCTGAGCAGGTCGAGGTGCATATGAGCAACCTCTGGGAGGACTTGGAGACCGGACCGAACCCGCCCGAAGAGATCTACGCGGTCGTCGAGTGTCTCAAGGGCGAGCGCAACAAGTACGAGTACGACAAGGACATTCCGGGCGTGATGCTCGATCGGGTGCTCCACAGCAACGTCCACTACCCCTCGGACTACGGCTTCATCCCGCAGAGCTACTACGACGACGAGGACCCCTTCGACGTGCTCGTGCTCGTCGAGGACCGGACGTTCCCCGGCTGCGTGATCGAGGCGCGTCCCGTCGCGCTGATGGG contains:
- a CDS encoding inorganic diphosphatase, which codes for MSNLWEDLETGPNPPEEIYAVVECLKGERNKYEYDKDIPGVMLDRVLHSNVHYPSDYGFIPQSYYDDEDPFDVLVLVEDRTFPGCVIEARPVALMGMDDDGEQDDKVIAVPTEDPRFDHIEDLEDIPQQTIDEIDEFFSTYKNLEEGKEVETLGWEDREAAYDAIEHSQELYEEQFG
- a CDS encoding PadR family transcriptional regulator, encoding MSEAQSVPGTQQTAHDLTAFQHNILVILAEEPMYGLAIKRELESYYDTEVNHGRLYPNLDDLVERDLVAKSELDKRTNQYELTDDGYETVLGQLNWVFSKLITDEERAEDVGDLVAAHD
- the rnhA gene encoding ribonuclease HI; the encoded protein is MPSLPHDPDEAREKLEAAGATVSAGNTDHERWRATLGDANAVAYEDTVVVQGARPADIESVLREAGGRVHCYFDGGSRGNPGPAAIGWVLVSGDGIVAEGGERIGETTNNRAEYEALIRGLEAAREYGFDEVEINGDSQLVVKQVRGEWDANDPGMRERRVRARELLSGFEEWSITHVPREVNERADELVNEAFENG
- a CDS encoding transcription initiation factor IIB; the encoded protein is MTRSTRQREREHETEQPEGAQEDEGVRTCPECGSDDLVKSSDRGELICDDCGLVVEEGNIDPGPEWRAFNHSERQSKSRVGAPTTQTMHDKGLTTTIDWKDKDAYGRSISSKKRSQMHRLRKWQERIRTKDAGERNLQFALSEIDRMASALGVPRSVREVASVIYRRALSEDLIRGRSIEGVATAALYAACRKEGIPRSLEEISEVSRVERKEIGRTYRYISQELGLEMRPVDPKKYVPRFCSELELSEEVQSKANEIIEKTAEEGLLSGKSPTGYAAAAIYAASLLCNEKKTQREVADVAQVTEVTIRNRYQEQIEAMGIHS
- a CDS encoding rnhA operon protein produces the protein MAELPEETVEEATRLTRLARRASDPDEAAAYRAHREELLSEHGFTARVREEDATATLVLHPDGWIEDGTIRPDRVDDTDRAIEVQVAGPESPDDWDAVEKHNRAVARRVREAHGEVHGENAEAFADFMGNHYAKPVEQATPEERAEFLSEYFVRNAWPSEEQKRRIERSLQHVEAAAKADPDRR
- the nreA gene encoding DNA repair protein NreA, translated to MRLDEYLEGFERDEAAERRRLAREKSYGITQYLDEVEDRFSDALSGDSLVGSTAPSIFVGHSNYPQVSTGLLSPVGDEDHAEQYATDSGWYRQGLSIDDVVQRRTGLLNANRFTDVRSVGESPTTAKTGSPNVHDVWDGFVGTQREVAIADRPVDVEIGLSDSRLDFDFPDGDTAAPRGPRTGAESATLTENPHVPRAVEKTLEDDDWRAEGAMTYLYRRGFDVYEINRILSAGALGEAETRRLVPTRWSITAVDDTIGKFLRGSIRSNPSVDQTRVFSSEYMGNRYWAILTPGNWEFELVEMKAPGSVWNPVDSDVWVASDHEGYEGRTKYVDGGTAGAYYATRLAALEYLEEIGRQAKVLVLRHVSDEYWAPVGVWQIRESVRDAFEGESGVAETFHDAVRGVESHLPVSSSDLRRSSEMVAGVQASLADFSA
- a CDS encoding DUF302 domain-containing protein codes for the protein MSLPIDPEQLTREDIGERSVTLNMGHDEAVEHVRQTFEAAGFGMPVEFSPSELLREKIDADRDPYYVLGACNPEMADKALEVTREIGALFPCNVVVWEVEPGVQQVHHVSIMKIARLNGIAPDNDDWEEVVDGTRRMVEEAFDDLETTDDAGGGEKPRGRQGGKQEGSGGSPQ